A section of the Humulus lupulus chromosome 2, drHumLupu1.1, whole genome shotgun sequence genome encodes:
- the LOC133818939 gene encoding protein BLISTER-like isoform X1, with the protein MDILGSSPFDKPSTYSESLGPLSKLDSHSNSYAFESSMSSVSDSIVSDLPKPSVYENGMERKHDFYLPKHNEDFTALEQHIEDLTQEKFSLQRALEASRALAESLASENSSLTDTYNQQALRLRSSELKLERQLENSQAEISSYEKKLSSIERDRMDLRSTIDALQEEKKLLQSKLRKASTGGKSIDVTQSSTHKKDESTSTEDLENEDTITNTSNQEVRDTSFIGIDASNFSMLPDNGYSNIPPDQMRMIQNINALIVELAMEKEELVQTLASESSHCSQLKELNYELTRKLEAQTQRLEFLTARSMANETISARQPDSQDVRENIQYADEGDEYGRGKKKIYACSTTTCTGFQAVMTEEESEKFNGTGVVL; encoded by the exons ATGGATATCCTAGGATCGTCTCCTTTTGATAAGCCATCCACATATTCTGAAAGTTTAGGTCCACTTTCAAAGCTTGACTCCCATAGCAATTCATATGCATTTGAATCTTCAATGAGTTCAGTTTCTGATAGTATCGTGAGTGACCTGCCAAAACCATCTGTATATGAAAATGGCATGGAGAGGAAACATGATTTTTACTTACCTAAGCATAATGAAGACTTTACAGCTCTGGAACAG CATATTGAGGATTTGACACAAGAAAAATTCTCCTTGCAACGTGCACTTGAGGCCTCTCGCGCTTTAGCAGAGTCACTGGCTTCTGAAAATTCTTCTCTTACAGACACATATAACCAACAG GCACTTAGACTGAGATCTAGTGAGCTAAAGCTTGAGAGGCAATTGGAGAACTCACAAGCTGAAATCTCTTCATACGA AAAGAAATTGTCTAGCATAGAGAGGGATCGTATGGACTTGCGGTCAACTATTGATGCTCTTCAAGAAG AGAAAAAGCTGTTGCAGTCCAAGTTACGCAAAGCTTCCACTGGTGGAAAATCCATTGATGTTACCCAGAGTAGTACACATAAGAAAGATGAATCTACTTCTACCGAAGATTTAG AAAATGAAGATACCATTACCAATACCTCGAATCAGGAAGTGCGGGATACATCTTTTATTGGAATTGATGCCTCCAATTTTTCAATGTTGCCTGACAATGGCTATTCAAATATACCTCCTGATCAGATGAGAATGATTCAAAACATTAATGCATTAATTGTAGAG TTGGCTATGGAGAAGGAAGAGTTGGTTCAAACTTTGGCATCTGAGTCATCTCATTGTTCTCAGTTGAAG GAGTTGAACTATGAGTTGACCCGAAAACTTGAAGCTCAGACTCAGAGATTAGAGTTTTTGACTGCTCGAAGTATGGCTAATGAGACTATCTCTGCAAGACAACCTGATTCTCAGGATGTCCGTGAGAACATTCAATATGCTGATGAAGGTGACGAG TATGGAAGAGGCAAAAAGAAAATTTATGCTTGTAGCACAACAACTTGCACAGGCTTTCAAGCTGTAATGACCGAAGAAGAGTCAGAGAAGTTTAATG GAACTGGTGTAGTGCTATGA
- the LOC133818939 gene encoding protein BLISTER-like isoform X2: MDILGSSPFDKPSTYSESLGPLSKLDSHSNSYAFESSMSSVSDSIVSDLPKPSVYENGMERKHDFYLPKHNEDFTALEQHIEDLTQEKFSLQRALEASRALAESLASENSSLTDTYNQQALRLRSSELKLERQLENSQAEISSYEKKLSSIERDRMDLRSTIDALQEEKKLLQSKLRKASTGGKSIDVTQSSTHKKDESTSTEDLENEDTITNTSNQEVRDTSFIGIDASNFSMLPDNGYSNIPPDQMRMIQNINALIVELAMEKEELVQTLASESSHCSQLKELNYELTRKLEAQTQRLEFLTARSMANETISARQPDSQDVRENIQYADEGDEELV; encoded by the exons ATGGATATCCTAGGATCGTCTCCTTTTGATAAGCCATCCACATATTCTGAAAGTTTAGGTCCACTTTCAAAGCTTGACTCCCATAGCAATTCATATGCATTTGAATCTTCAATGAGTTCAGTTTCTGATAGTATCGTGAGTGACCTGCCAAAACCATCTGTATATGAAAATGGCATGGAGAGGAAACATGATTTTTACTTACCTAAGCATAATGAAGACTTTACAGCTCTGGAACAG CATATTGAGGATTTGACACAAGAAAAATTCTCCTTGCAACGTGCACTTGAGGCCTCTCGCGCTTTAGCAGAGTCACTGGCTTCTGAAAATTCTTCTCTTACAGACACATATAACCAACAG GCACTTAGACTGAGATCTAGTGAGCTAAAGCTTGAGAGGCAATTGGAGAACTCACAAGCTGAAATCTCTTCATACGA AAAGAAATTGTCTAGCATAGAGAGGGATCGTATGGACTTGCGGTCAACTATTGATGCTCTTCAAGAAG AGAAAAAGCTGTTGCAGTCCAAGTTACGCAAAGCTTCCACTGGTGGAAAATCCATTGATGTTACCCAGAGTAGTACACATAAGAAAGATGAATCTACTTCTACCGAAGATTTAG AAAATGAAGATACCATTACCAATACCTCGAATCAGGAAGTGCGGGATACATCTTTTATTGGAATTGATGCCTCCAATTTTTCAATGTTGCCTGACAATGGCTATTCAAATATACCTCCTGATCAGATGAGAATGATTCAAAACATTAATGCATTAATTGTAGAG TTGGCTATGGAGAAGGAAGAGTTGGTTCAAACTTTGGCATCTGAGTCATCTCATTGTTCTCAGTTGAAG GAGTTGAACTATGAGTTGACCCGAAAACTTGAAGCTCAGACTCAGAGATTAGAGTTTTTGACTGCTCGAAGTATGGCTAATGAGACTATCTCTGCAAGACAACCTGATTCTCAGGATGTCCGTGAGAACATTCAATATGCTGATGAAGGTGACGAG GAACTGGTGTAG